TCGTATGATTGATTGAACTTTTTTCACATTCGACTGGATGACAGTTGGAGGATGCCGTGGAAATGCTCAAATCCGCCTCCCTGATGATTTTGAATCTTTTGAATGGATTCATAGTGTTTGAATACTATTGCTACTGCGATTCTGCATCATGGATGAAATTCCTTTTTTTCATGAATGATAGTTGCCGAGCCGCATTTGATAATGTGTAAAAAAGGCTTTTCAGTTGATCATCTTATTTCGTTCCACTCAGTAGAACGGCGTTCTAAAAGTCCGTGAAGGTCACATGCATCACGCAAAAAGATTAGTCAACCGGTTTTTGCGATTTTCTGTAACTGATAGTGGAAGTATCCATACCTTCATGGGTGGAATAAAATAATATGTATAAAATTTCAGGCATGTTGCATAAGGCACATGTGAAGAAAACCGGAAAGACCCATATCGTGGTCCAGTGGATGCATACCGGATGGGCTTACGAGTTTGCTTCCTTGTCGGAAGTTGGTGTCGGATATCGGCGTACTTGTTTGTTGTGTTGATAATGAATTTATTGTGTCTATTCCTGTATTAACGGTTGAAAAAAATATCGCATTGGTGTTTGTTTATTATGTCTTGCTTGGCATAGTTGTCTGTTCCCGGGATGGGAGCCTGATGGTGGAGCCTGATTGGCGGGCAGAAAGTCGTGTCGCATCGGAGGCCTCCATACGGAATTATGCCTGATTGGACATAGTTTCTCGTGCGGATATGACGACGGATCGCTGAATCGCACATTGCCGAGCCGCCTGAGGGCGGCGAACACAGAAATTCGTATTCGTTCAGGAGTTCAGTCTCATGATGAAGACCGTTCCCGTACAGGACGCCGTGGGCATGGTTCTATGTCACGATATGACCAGAATCGTGCCGGGCGAGTGCAAGGGCCCTGCCTTTCGCAAGGGGCATGTCATCGCGGTAGAGGATATCCCCGCTTTGCTCGAGATCGGGAAGGAGCATGTCTATGTGCTCAATCTGGAAAAAGGCGTGATTCACGAAAACGAGGCGGCGGAACGCATTTCCCGAGCTGCGGCCGGACCGGGTATCGCGCTTTCCGAAGTGAGCGAGGGCAGGGTGAATTTTCTGGCCTTTCCCGGCCTGCTTCGCATCAATGTGGAGGCGCTTCGGCGCATCAACGCCATTGAAGAGGTGGTGCTCGCCACCATGCACAACGGCCAGCAGGTCACTTCCCCGCGTCCGGTGGCCGGAACCCGCGTGGTTCCCTTGGTCATTGACGAGACAAAGATCGCTCGCGTCGAGGAAATCTGCGCCGAATCCGGGCCGATCGTGGAAGTGAAGCCGTTCCTGCATCACAAGGTCGGCGTGGTCACCACGGGCAGCGAGGTGTTTCACGGCCGCATCCGGGACAAGTTCGGCCCGGTCATTCGCAAGAAGATCAAGGAGCTGGGCTCCTCGGTCATGGAGCAGCGGCTGGTGGCGGATGATCCGTCCCTGACCCGGGATGCCATTCTGGCGTTCATTGCGGAGGGAGCGGAAATGGTCGTGGTCACGGGCGGCATGTCCGTTGATCCGGACGACCAGACACCCACGGCGATCCGGGCCACGGGCGCGGACGTCATTACCTATGGTTCCCCAACCTTTCCGGGCGTGATGTTCATGCTCGCCTACAAGGACGGCGTACCCATCGTGGGGCTGCCGGGATGCGTCATGTACTACCGGGCCAGCGTGTTCGATCTGGTGGTGCCCCGCATTCTGGCCGGCGAACGGGTCACGCGGGACGACATTGTGGACATGTGCCACGGAGGATTCTGCGCCGGGTGCGATTCCTGCCGCTATCCCATTTGTCCCTTCGGCAAGAACGGCTAGTCCGGGAAGGGATTGCAGTTCCCCGTCTTCGGGGACGATTCATACTCGAATGGTTCAACGACCAAGGAGGACTTCGGAATGATCAAGAGGACTCTCAAGGTAAACGGCATCGACCGCATGGTTCTTGCCGAGCCGGATACTTCGCTGGCATTGGTGCTGCGCGAGAATCTCGGTCTCACCAGCGTCAAGGTCGGATGCGCGCAGGGCCAGTGCGGCAGTTGCAGCATAATTCTGGACGGCAAGCTGATCCGTTCCTGCACGCGCAAATGGGCCAAGCTCAAGGATGGCGCGCAGATTACCACTCTGGAAGGCATTGGCACTCCGGGCAACCTGCATCCCGTGCAGATGGCCTGGATTGCGCATGGTGGCGCCCAGTGCGGTTTCTGCTCGCCGGGCTTCATTGTTTCCTCCGTCGCTCTGCTGGCGGAAAATCCGTCTCCCACGCGTGAAGAGGTGCGCGACTGGTTCCAGAAGCATCGCAATGCCTGCCGCTGCACCGGGTACAAGCCCCTTGTCGATGCGGTCATGGACGCCGCCCGGGTCATGCGTGGCGAAATGACCATGGAAGACCTGCAATTCAGGATTCCCGAGGACGGTCGCATCTGGGGTACCCGCTACCCGCGTCCTTCGGCCATTGCCAAGGTTACCGGAACATGGGACTTCGGTGCGGATCTGGGCCTCAAGCTGCCACAGGGCACTCTGCATTGCGCTCTGGTGCAGGCCGAGGTTTCCCATGCCAACATTCTGTCCATCGACACCAGTGAAGCCGAGGCCATGCCCGGCGTGTTCAAGGTCGTGACCCACAAGGACGTGAAGGGCAGGAACCGCATCACCGGCCTGATCACCTTCCCCACCAACAAGGGTGACGGCTGGGATCGGCCCATCCTTTGTGATGACAAGGTGTTCCAGTACGGTGACGCCATAGCCATTGTCTGCGCGGATTCGGACAGGCATGCGCAGGAAGCGGCCAAAAAGGTCAAGGTCGAACTGGAACAGTTGCCCGAGTACATGAGCGCGCCTGCGGCCATGGCCGACGACGCCATGGAGATTCATCCGGGCACGCCCAATGTCTATTACATTCAGAAAGTCGCCAAGGGCGAGGACACCAGGCCCATTTTCGACAGGGACGACGTGGTCATCGCCGAGGGCGACTACTACACGCAGCGTCAGCCGCACATGCCCATCGAGCCGGATGTGGGGTTTGCGTATCAGGATGAGAACGGCAAGCTCTTCATCCATTCGAAATCCATCGGCCTGCATCTGCATCTGTTCATGATCGCCCCGGGGCTGGGCGTGGAGCCGGAAAACATGGCTCTGGTCCAGAATCCCACGGGTGGCACCTTCGGCTACAAGTTCAGCCCGACCATGGAAGCCCTGGTTGGCGCGGCCGCCTTGGCCACGGGGCGCCCGGTATTCCTCAACTATGACTGGTACCAGCAGCAGACCTACACCGGAAAGCGCTCCCCGTTCATCACGTGGCTGCGCATGGCTGCCAGCAGGGACGGCAAGCTGCTCGGCATGGAAACCGACTGGACCGTGGATCACGGCCCGTATTCCGAGTTCGGCGACCTGCTGACCCTGCGCGGCGCACAGTACATCGGCGCGGGCTACGACATTCCCAACATCCGGGGCGAGGGCCGCACCGTTTGCACCAACCATGCGTGGGGCGCAGCCTTCCGCGGTTACGGGGCGCCGGAAAGCGAATTCCCGTCCGAAGTGCTGATGGACGAGCTGGCTGAAAAACTGGGCATGGACCCCTTTGAT
Above is a window of Pseudodesulfovibrio tunisiensis DNA encoding:
- a CDS encoding molybdopterin-binding protein, whose translation is MKTVPVQDAVGMVLCHDMTRIVPGECKGPAFRKGHVIAVEDIPALLEIGKEHVYVLNLEKGVIHENEAAERISRAAAGPGIALSEVSEGRVNFLAFPGLLRINVEALRRINAIEEVVLATMHNGQQVTSPRPVAGTRVVPLVIDETKIARVEEICAESGPIVEVKPFLHHKVGVVTTGSEVFHGRIRDKFGPVIRKKIKELGSSVMEQRLVADDPSLTRDAILAFIAEGAEMVVVTGGMSVDPDDQTPTAIRATGADVITYGSPTFPGVMFMLAYKDGVPIVGLPGCVMYYRASVFDLVVPRILAGERVTRDDIVDMCHGGFCAGCDSCRYPICPFGKNG
- a CDS encoding molybdopterin-dependent aldehyde oxidoreductase is translated as MIKRTLKVNGIDRMVLAEPDTSLALVLRENLGLTSVKVGCAQGQCGSCSIILDGKLIRSCTRKWAKLKDGAQITTLEGIGTPGNLHPVQMAWIAHGGAQCGFCSPGFIVSSVALLAENPSPTREEVRDWFQKHRNACRCTGYKPLVDAVMDAARVMRGEMTMEDLQFRIPEDGRIWGTRYPRPSAIAKVTGTWDFGADLGLKLPQGTLHCALVQAEVSHANILSIDTSEAEAMPGVFKVVTHKDVKGRNRITGLITFPTNKGDGWDRPILCDDKVFQYGDAIAIVCADSDRHAQEAAKKVKVELEQLPEYMSAPAAMADDAMEIHPGTPNVYYIQKVAKGEDTRPIFDRDDVVIAEGDYYTQRQPHMPIEPDVGFAYQDENGKLFIHSKSIGLHLHLFMIAPGLGVEPENMALVQNPTGGTFGYKFSPTMEALVGAAALATGRPVFLNYDWYQQQTYTGKRSPFITWLRMAASRDGKLLGMETDWTVDHGPYSEFGDLLTLRGAQYIGAGYDIPNIRGEGRTVCTNHAWGAAFRGYGAPESEFPSEVLMDELAEKLGMDPFDLRYANVYRKGSTTPTGQDPEVYSLPEMMDKLRPKYEEARKRAAANSTAEIRRGVGISIGVYGSGLDGPDTAEADAELNADGTVTIYNCWEDHGQGADMGSLGTAHEALRALNLTPDQIRLVMNDTSLAPNSGPAGGSRSQVLAGQAIVNACQQLVKAMTRPDGTLRTYDEMVAEKLPLRYNGKWTAPANDCDENGQGNPFCCYMYGVFMSEVAVEVATGRTTVEAMTIVADIGKVNNFLLVDGQIYGGVAQGIGLALSEDYEDIRKHSTMVGAGFPYIKQIPDDMEIMYVETPRPDGPFGASGVGEMPLSAPHAAVINAIYNACGVRIRELPARPEKVLAGLKG